The following are encoded in a window of Cycloclasticus pugetii PS-1 genomic DNA:
- a CDS encoding TIGR04282 family arsenosugar biosynthesis glycosyltransferase gives MADTVLQIFAKAPIDGFVKTRLIPELGVKAATDVYITLLSSVVELAASSSYSVQLWCAPDLQHDFFQQVAKKYKFALRKQRGANLGDKMKYALEQGLHEANRVVLIGADCPVFTLNYLMEAFQLLTDSKVVLGPAEDGGFVLIGCTKVRDNMFSQVDWGEATVLSQTLKALTGAKLTYSLLPMLWDVDTLSDLKRWQAS, from the coding sequence ATGGCTGATACAGTACTGCAAATTTTTGCGAAGGCACCTATAGACGGTTTTGTAAAAACGCGCTTGATACCCGAACTAGGTGTGAAGGCAGCAACTGATGTATATATAACGTTATTAAGCAGTGTTGTTGAGTTAGCTGCTAGCAGTAGTTACAGCGTCCAACTATGGTGTGCGCCTGATTTACAACATGACTTTTTTCAGCAGGTTGCTAAGAAATATAAATTTGCCCTACGCAAACAACGCGGCGCTAACCTGGGTGATAAGATGAAGTATGCTCTTGAGCAAGGGCTTCACGAGGCAAATAGGGTTGTGTTGATTGGTGCCGATTGCCCAGTTTTTACTCTCAATTATTTAATGGAAGCATTTCAGTTACTGACAGACTCGAAGGTGGTTTTGGGGCCGGCAGAAGATGGTGGTTTTGTATTAATTGGTTGCACCAAGGTGCGCGACAATATGTTTAGTCAGGTTGATTGGGGTGAAGCAACGGTACTAAGCCAGACCTTGAAGGCATTGACAGGTGCAAAACTGACATATAGCTTGTTGCCGATGCTTTGGGATGTCGATACGTTAAGCGATTTAAAGCGATGGCAGGCTAGTTAA
- the dapC gene encoding succinyldiaminopimelate transaminase, with amino-acid sequence MNPDLASLQPYPFEKLAKLKHGITPPNQLEHIALSVGEPKHPTPQIITDALLKHLHTLGQYPTTKGLDELRQSIAAWLSQRFDINPNALDPNTHILPVSGTREALFSFAQCVVQRSDKAIVAMPNPFYQIYEGATLLAGAKPFFINCDQENNYLPDYDKVSTKTWKNCQLLYICNPGNPSGANHTEAQLRQLIELAHRYDFIIAADECYSEIYTTEHNRPLGLLEVSQNMGNTDFSRCVVFHSLSKRSNAPGLRSGFIAGDAKVLKSYFNYRTYHGCTMPTPTQHASIAAWGHEEHVNENRILYAQKFKDVLSIIDDSLDVKAPDAGFYLWAKTPISDIDFAQQLFEKQHITVLPGQFLARNTNDGNPGLNHIRMALVAPVGECLDAAHRIKQFIQTL; translated from the coding sequence ATGAACCCAGATTTAGCTTCTCTTCAACCGTACCCATTTGAGAAACTCGCTAAACTCAAGCACGGTATTACACCACCCAATCAGTTAGAGCATATCGCTTTATCTGTCGGCGAACCTAAGCACCCTACGCCTCAAATAATTACCGATGCGTTGCTAAAACACTTACATACCCTTGGCCAATACCCAACCACAAAAGGGCTAGACGAATTACGTCAAAGCATTGCCGCATGGCTTTCTCAACGTTTTGATATAAACCCTAACGCGCTTGACCCAAACACACATATTTTACCGGTTAGTGGCACACGAGAAGCCCTCTTCTCATTCGCACAATGCGTTGTCCAACGAAGTGATAAGGCCATCGTTGCCATGCCAAACCCCTTTTATCAAATATACGAAGGGGCAACTTTATTAGCCGGTGCAAAACCATTCTTCATCAATTGTGATCAAGAAAACAATTACCTGCCCGATTACGACAAAGTAAGCACAAAAACATGGAAAAACTGCCAACTACTTTATATATGTAACCCTGGCAACCCCAGTGGTGCAAACCATACCGAGGCACAACTAAGACAACTTATTGAACTAGCACACCGTTATGACTTCATCATTGCGGCGGATGAATGTTATTCAGAGATATACACCACTGAACACAATAGACCATTAGGTTTATTAGAGGTCAGCCAGAACATGGGCAACACAGATTTTTCACGTTGTGTTGTTTTTCATAGCCTGTCCAAGCGCTCAAACGCGCCGGGTTTGCGATCAGGGTTTATTGCTGGCGATGCTAAGGTTCTAAAAAGCTATTTTAATTACCGTACTTATCACGGCTGCACCATGCCAACGCCGACCCAACATGCCAGTATTGCCGCTTGGGGACACGAAGAACATGTTAATGAAAACCGCATTCTTTATGCTCAAAAATTCAAAGATGTGCTGTCTATAATTGACGATAGCTTGGATGTAAAAGCACCCGACGCGGGCTTTTATTTATGGGCAAAAACACCTATTTCTGATATCGACTTTGCACAGCAACTGTTCGAAAAACAACATATCACCGTGTTACCTGGGCAGTTTCTAGCCCGCAATACAAACGACGGCAATCCTGGTTTAAATCATATTCGTATGGCGCTGGTAGCACCAGTGGGCGAATGTTTAGACGCCGCACACCGAATTAAACAATTCATACAAACTCTTTAA
- the dapD gene encoding 2,3,4,5-tetrahydropyridine-2,6-dicarboxylate N-succinyltransferase translates to MQNLENIINEAFENRADFDSKSVSSEIRSAVEQALAMLDSGEGRVAEKKDGDWVVNQWLKKAVLLSFKINDNRVMDRDENRFYDKVETKFANYTEEDFKNGGMRAVPGSVVRAGSYIAPNVVLMPSFVNIGAYVDSGSMVDGWATVGSCAQIGKNVHLSGGVGIGGVLEPLQAGPTIIEDNCFIGARSEIVEGVIVGEGSVISMGVYIGQSTKIYNRETGEIMYGRIPPYSVVVPGNLPSKDGTHSLYAAIIIKTVDEKTRSKTGLNDLLRD, encoded by the coding sequence ATGCAAAACCTTGAAAACATTATCAATGAAGCTTTTGAAAACCGCGCTGACTTTGATTCAAAATCAGTCTCCTCAGAAATTCGCAGTGCCGTTGAACAAGCACTTGCTATGCTAGACAGTGGCGAAGGTCGTGTTGCAGAAAAAAAAGACGGCGACTGGGTGGTCAATCAGTGGTTAAAAAAAGCTGTTTTATTATCGTTCAAGATCAACGACAACCGCGTCATGGACCGTGATGAAAACCGCTTCTACGATAAAGTAGAGACTAAATTTGCTAACTACACTGAAGAAGATTTTAAAAATGGCGGTATGCGTGCTGTACCAGGTTCAGTGGTTCGTGCAGGTTCATACATTGCACCTAATGTTGTCCTCATGCCCTCTTTCGTTAATATTGGCGCCTATGTAGATAGCGGTTCCATGGTTGATGGCTGGGCAACAGTTGGCTCATGTGCACAAATCGGTAAAAATGTTCATTTATCGGGCGGTGTTGGTATTGGTGGTGTTCTAGAACCATTACAAGCAGGCCCTACCATCATTGAAGATAATTGCTTCATTGGCGCACGCTCTGAGATTGTTGAAGGCGTTATTGTTGGCGAAGGTTCCGTGATTTCAATGGGTGTTTACATCGGCCAAAGTACAAAAATTTACAACCGTGAAACAGGCGAAATTATGTATGGCCGTATTCCTCCTTACTCTGTGGTTGTACCGGGCAATTTACCATCAAAAGACGGTACACATAGCTTATATGCGGCCATTATTATCAAAACGGTGGATGAAAAAACTCGCAGTAAAACTGGTTTAAACGATTTATTAAGGGATTAA
- a CDS encoding ArsC family reductase, with translation MPIVMYGIKNCDTIKKAKKWLTDNGIEFTFHDYRQDGLNEALLSALEGRLGWQAMINKRGTTWRKLDDEVKSSIDREKAISIMLENPAIIKRPLLDTGKTLALGFSADQYQQLLST, from the coding sequence ATGCCCATCGTTATGTATGGTATTAAAAACTGTGACACCATTAAAAAAGCCAAAAAATGGCTGACTGATAATGGGATCGAGTTTACGTTTCACGATTACCGGCAAGATGGCCTAAACGAAGCTCTTTTAAGCGCTCTCGAAGGCCGCCTTGGTTGGCAAGCGATGATTAACAAACGAGGTACAACATGGCGCAAACTTGATGATGAGGTAAAATCATCAATCGATAGGGAAAAGGCCATTAGCATCATGTTAGAAAACCCCGCGATCATTAAACGTCCTCTCTTAGATACCGGCAAAACCCTAGCACTTGGCTTTTCCGCTGATCAATACCAACAACTATTGTCTACATGA
- the dapE gene encoding succinyl-diaminopimelate desuccinylase has protein sequence MSDTLNLTLALLKKQSLTPNDAGCMDLMAEYLQERGFKIEWMNFGETRNMWARKGSEAPLFCFAGHTDVVPTGPLEEWSTPPFEPTIKDGLVYARGAADMKGSLAAMMTACDRFITEHSTHNGSISFLITSDEEGPAHDGTVKVIDTLNQRKEKIDFCIVGEPSSHKRFGDMVRVGRRGSINGYLTLFGKQGHVAYPELVDNPIHALAPILSKITAEKWDEGNEYFPPTSFQISNINAGTGVENVVPGQLNLVFNLRFSSELTPEDIKRRITYIVDQNSDNYELSWQVSGLPFLTEKGTLTNAVEQAIYELTGSTPVLSTGGGTSDGRFIAPSGAQLIELGPINETIHKVNECVRIDDLDTLSLTYSKILENILL, from the coding sequence ATGAGTGATACATTAAACCTCACCCTTGCCTTACTTAAAAAGCAATCACTTACGCCTAACGATGCAGGCTGCATGGACTTGATGGCAGAGTACCTGCAAGAACGTGGCTTCAAAATAGAGTGGATGAACTTCGGCGAAACACGCAATATGTGGGCAAGAAAAGGCAGCGAAGCGCCGTTATTTTGTTTTGCAGGTCATACCGATGTGGTACCCACGGGTCCACTAGAAGAATGGAGCACTCCACCTTTTGAACCTACCATCAAGGATGGCTTGGTCTATGCCCGTGGTGCCGCTGACATGAAAGGCAGTTTAGCGGCAATGATGACTGCTTGTGATCGTTTTATTACCGAACATAGCACTCACAACGGCTCTATTTCGTTCTTAATCACTAGCGATGAAGAAGGCCCCGCCCATGACGGTACTGTTAAAGTCATTGACACACTGAACCAGCGCAAAGAAAAAATCGATTTTTGTATCGTTGGTGAACCGTCGAGCCATAAACGTTTTGGTGATATGGTACGCGTTGGTCGACGTGGTTCGATCAATGGTTATTTGACCTTATTTGGTAAACAAGGCCATGTTGCCTACCCCGAATTAGTCGATAACCCTATCCATGCCCTAGCCCCTATTTTGTCAAAAATAACGGCAGAAAAATGGGATGAGGGTAATGAATATTTCCCACCGACTAGCTTTCAAATCTCTAATATTAATGCTGGAACCGGTGTTGAAAATGTTGTTCCTGGGCAACTTAATTTAGTGTTCAATCTACGTTTCTCGAGCGAATTAACACCCGAAGACATTAAACGGCGTATCACTTACATAGTGGACCAAAATTCAGATAATTATGAGCTTAGTTGGCAGGTATCGGGTTTACCATTTCTGACAGAGAAAGGAACATTAACCAACGCTGTTGAACAAGCCATTTATGAACTAACCGGCAGCACACCTGTTTTATCGACTGGCGGCGGCACATCTGATGGTCGCTTTATTGCCCCAAGTGGGGCCCAGCTTATTGAGCTAGGCCCCATTAACGAAACAATCCATAAGGTTAATGAATGCGTCCGTATTGACGATTTAGACACATTATCACTGACCTACTCTAAAATACTAGAAAATATTTTACTTTAA